One region of Rhodocaloribacter litoris genomic DNA includes:
- a CDS encoding sensor histidine kinase, translated as MSEHDTPFSLDALQEQMHRLQQRLDRLQAREALYRTLIEQAPIPMAVHREETFVFINPAGLRLLGAGSPEDVLGRSVWDFVDRESRELVRERLRKLHRREAVPFTVERLRRLDGSTFLGEVKGVPITLEGEPAVLVVLRDVTERVHAEEHLLDQKDQYRHLVEEINEVIFQLDAEGRFTYVSPAIERMSGYTAGDLVGRSFTELIHPDDLAGLQESFERTLAGHLEPYEFRVVLRDGSCRHIRTSSRVILQDGHPVGVRGLATDITERKQAEAEREHLIAELEAKNRELERFTYTVSHDLKSPLFTIRGFLGLLEEDSLAGDLDQVREDIRHIQNATETMQRLLDDLLTLSRVGRITNPPEAIPLTSLVNEAVERVTGQIRARGVEVRIAPDLPEVYGDRTRLVDVLQNLIENAVKYAGEGAHPVIEIGGATHGNRVEVFVRDNGPGIPPQYHEKVFGLFERLDNKTEGTGIGLALVKRIVEVHGGRVWIDSSGTGDGCTVRFTLPRPERAGDG; from the coding sequence ATGAGCGAGCACGACACCCCCTTTTCCCTCGACGCCCTGCAGGAGCAGATGCACCGCCTGCAGCAACGCCTCGACCGGCTCCAGGCACGCGAGGCGCTCTACCGAACCCTCATCGAGCAGGCGCCGATCCCGATGGCCGTACACCGGGAGGAAACGTTCGTCTTCATCAACCCGGCGGGGCTCCGGCTCCTGGGCGCCGGCTCCCCGGAAGACGTGCTGGGCCGCTCCGTATGGGACTTCGTAGACCGCGAATCGCGTGAGCTGGTTCGGGAACGCCTCCGGAAACTCCACCGGCGGGAAGCGGTGCCCTTCACCGTCGAGCGGCTGCGCCGGCTGGACGGATCGACGTTCCTGGGGGAGGTCAAGGGCGTCCCCATCACGCTGGAGGGGGAGCCGGCCGTCCTGGTCGTCCTGCGGGACGTGACCGAACGGGTGCATGCCGAAGAACACCTCCTCGACCAGAAAGACCAGTACCGGCACCTGGTCGAGGAGATCAACGAGGTCATCTTTCAGCTCGACGCCGAAGGGCGCTTCACGTACGTGAGCCCGGCCATCGAGCGCATGTCCGGCTATACCGCCGGCGACCTCGTGGGCCGCTCCTTCACCGAGTTGATCCACCCGGACGACCTCGCGGGCCTCCAGGAGAGCTTCGAACGCACGCTGGCCGGCCACCTCGAGCCGTACGAGTTTCGCGTCGTGCTGCGGGACGGATCGTGCCGGCACATCCGCACCTCCAGCCGGGTCATCCTGCAGGACGGTCATCCCGTAGGCGTTCGCGGCCTGGCCACGGACATTACCGAGCGCAAACAGGCGGAGGCCGAGCGCGAACACCTCATCGCCGAGCTGGAGGCCAAGAACCGGGAACTGGAACGCTTCACCTACACCGTCTCGCACGACCTCAAGAGCCCCCTCTTCACCATCCGGGGCTTTCTCGGCCTGCTCGAAGAGGACAGCCTGGCCGGGGACCTGGACCAGGTCCGGGAGGACATCCGGCATATCCAGAACGCAACCGAAACCATGCAGCGCCTGCTCGACGACCTGCTTACCCTCTCACGGGTCGGGCGCATCACCAACCCGCCCGAGGCCATCCCCCTGACGAGTCTGGTCAACGAGGCCGTCGAGCGGGTCACGGGGCAGATCCGGGCGCGCGGGGTCGAAGTCCGCATCGCACCCGACCTGCCGGAGGTCTACGGGGACCGCACCCGCCTCGTCGACGTGCTGCAAAACCTGATCGAGAACGCCGTCAAGTACGCCGGCGAGGGAGCGCATCCCGTCATCGAGATCGGCGGCGCGACGCACGGGAACCGGGTGGAGGTCTTCGTCCGCGACAACGGCCCCGGCATCCCGCCGCAGTATCACGAAAAGGTCTTCGGCCTCTTCGAGCGGCTGGACAACAAGACCGAGGGAACGGGCATCGGGCTGGCGCTGGTCAAACGCATCGTCGAGGTGCACGGGGGCCGCGTCTGGATCGACTCCTCGGGAACAGGCGACGGATGCACCGTGCGCTTCACCCTGCCCCGCCCGGAACGGGCCGGCGACGGGTGA
- a CDS encoding Hpt domain-containing protein: protein MSRSNEHPADARASFPIDETLRQAVLQHLLDLEAADPAFLADLIESYLTTTPELIAALEQALARQDTEALHAGAHSLKSSTQLIGLSRMSRLCLTLEQDARKGFYTPDLDHYVSMIAREYARAAATLTALMHTLRHGGIAST, encoded by the coding sequence GTGTCCCGATCAAACGAACATCCGGCAGACGCCCGGGCGTCCTTCCCCATCGACGAGACGCTCCGGCAGGCCGTCCTGCAACACCTGCTCGATCTCGAAGCCGCGGATCCCGCCTTCCTGGCGGACCTGATCGAAAGCTACCTGACGACGACCCCGGAACTGATCGCGGCGCTGGAGCAGGCGCTGGCACGGCAGGATACGGAAGCGCTGCATGCGGGCGCCCATTCGCTCAAATCCAGCACGCAGCTCATCGGCCTGAGCCGGATGAGCCGGCTGTGCCTGACGCTGGAGCAAGACGCCCGGAAAGGTTTCTACACCCCGGACCTGGATCACTACGTCTCGATGATCGCCCGGGAATACGCACGCGCGGCCGCCACCCTCACCGCCCTGATGCACACGTTGCGGCACGGCGGCATCGCGTCGACGTGA